One genomic window of Podarcis muralis chromosome 9, rPodMur119.hap1.1, whole genome shotgun sequence includes the following:
- the NWD2 gene encoding NACHT and WD repeat domain-containing protein 2 isoform X2 — protein sequence MILDAAIEAKLETKILEEWYCRDENSVPPMYYLKPKFEMPKNNPNMMEASSNPVSDSKWQEISEEIKMMIKTAVKILYEKGKMKHNQAKRYLSSAIEDEFDFALGKQTPAFLKKCVCYIRKIANIERFVKVPEMEKYMDVFHTGGKFLRDPEALEKLIKLRDEFVPTIVASSNLRVYTSVTHCDIKHGYTQEVENHYIEGLGKQFYEDMVDIIQATVQQNFDIETDWLYDEVLQHSSLCRTYSSFYEYRCDARNIMHKYILPRKMGHINPLVIYGGPCTGKTFLLAEVAKKAYTWLKEEMGPESDPVVVIRFLGSTEMSTDLRNLLQSICEQLAINYRCLVQSYPKKIHDLRDLFINLLNESSFHRPLVLIFDALEQLSDNDDARKLWWLPVHLPRSVRIILSTLPNKHGILQKLRCLIHDDDNYIELTPRDRKMCSQVLKQQLLQVKRKVTSGQQIYVNEAFSKCTLPMFVNLTFREVRNWRSHKDVDESSLCVTVHDSIEQMFWSLETSCGPRLLSRALGYITMAKSGLSEMELEDILALDNTVMFELNESIRQHNPLRVPYIYIAKLKEGLTGYLIERQVKNVTLLVWANRHLQLIAQKMYLHNEEDVHEMHTVMAEYFLGVWSGGRRKSLYSEDQYLNGCLDSDSRSMNDDERHIMDQTNFDRQSPDQPWVFQCNPLEPDIFFVNHRKMTELLHHLTRCGKTDDMLYGVIMNFSWLYTMIKIGQFDKALSDVELAYSYSQEKELKFLATTLRAIKYKVMKYPGTLSAELQQRLLPVASSLPKLRQLLLECDKDGPKYCSIVPLHSSMDVSYSPERLPLSSSCTQVTEILPTFNPNTVIVALENGSISTWDVETRQLLRQITTAQSVILGMKLTSDEKYLVVATTKNTLLIYDNLNSCLLSEVEIKGSKHGGIGVDSSFINGFTLSVNHALSWLEASKDVTVIDLLYGWPLYQFHCWYEVTCVQCSPDGMYAFCGQYLNTASIFHLGSGDKLATVTSEFSGGFVKFLLVLDTAQEMVMVDSEGGLSIWNTEDVANPQLTDDFDCKRGDSDFVSLELAEDQSAILICKALNIELLDTAMWKIVEKFRAKHNERFVSAVLSKNGDCIVASIENTSAIFVWRRDTGQCMASLQEISGNIVRLIKSNHHNMLLSLSTSGVLSVWDIDIITAMSNIDKTGKPIQRLVLSARGEVIYTLDGSETIHKWNFGTGFIEAVFKHESIVENCVLTSTGDLMITSDDKSSQYVWHTGSGENLFRINGQKICQLLITHNDQFVVSLCEQNASRVWRLATGHRVCNILVALQNAFITTANTFVVGMTKNKVLAVSLWTGSITKKFCCDDGIAIVDIKLIPDCPDIVVFITSTETVNIWSLTEEVICRRVQLPNTFLKTLEDFEISPNGKLGIISRGDENINVLDLHSGKLRVVHASGIIWRQKLSRDGRYLVYICFRTGEEDDDNGAISILIVMRLADGKNIGACSLYKTPTFLALSQRHLNIIVGFDDGSIGTYTVVDRVDAALKIKIATSNSRQIFSNATQVIRPKCHNYNFKVTADCIWRESTEVFARDSPITVTDPEAGEATPTKKHNYCYDKVCSAIDCRSHGFTPDN from the exons atgGAAGCATCTTCGAACCCTGTCAGTGACAGCAAATGGCAGGAGATATCAGAAGAGATTAAGATGATGATTAAGACAGCTGTGAAGATACTTTATGAAAAAGGGAAAATGAAACACAATCAAGCAAAGAGATATCTTTCctctg CTATCGAAGATGAATTTGATTTTGCCTTAGGAAAACAAACCCCAGCTTTCCTGAAGAAGTGCGTTTGCTACATTCGGAAGATTGCAAACATAGAACGTTTTGTTAAAGTTCCCGAGATGGAGAAATACATGGACGTGTTTCATACGGGTGGAAAGTTTCTGCGGGACCCGGAAGCGCTGGAGAAACTCATCAAACTCAGGGATGAATTTGTTCCTACCATTGTTGCTTCATCTAATTTGAGAGTCTACACCTCTGTTACTCATTGCGACATCAAACATGGCTACACCCAAGAAGTGGAGAACCACTACATCGAAGGGCTTGGCAAACAGTTCTACGAAGACATGGTGGATATAATCCAGGCAACTGTGCAACAGAATTTTGACATAGAGACAGACTGGCTGTATGATGAAGTCCTTCAACATTCCTCACTATGTAGAACCTACTCGTCATTCTATGAGTACAGATGTGATGCTAGGAATATTATGCACAAATACATTCTACCTAGGAAAATGGGACACATTAACCCTCTTGTCATATATGGAGGACCATGCActggaaaaacatttttattagcGGAAGTGGCAAAGAAG GCTTATACTTGGCTAAAGGAAGAAATGGGACCAGAATCTGACCCTGTGGTAGTTATAAGGTTTTTGGGATCCACAGAGATGAGTACAGATCTGAGGAATCTCCTTCAAAGTATTTGCGAGCAGTTAGCAATTAACTACCGATGCCTCGTACAAAGCTACCCCAAAAAAATCCACGACCTTCGGGACTTGTTTATAAACCTTTTGAATGAGTCTTCATTTCATAGACCTCTGGTTCTGATATTCGATGCTCTAGAGCAGCTTTCGGATAACGATGATGCTAGAAAGTTATGGTGGCTCCCTGTTCATCTGCCCCGTTCGGTCCGAATTATTTTGTCAACACTGCCGAACAAACATGGAATACTGCAAAAACTGAGGTGCCTTATACACGACGATGATAACTATATTGAATTGACTCCTAGGGACAGGAAGATGTGTAGTCAAGTTCTCAAGCAGCAGCTGCTACAAGTCAAGAGAAAAGTAACATCAGGCCAGCAAATTTATGTCAACGAAGCTTTTTCCAAATGCACACTGCCCATGTTTGTAAATCTAACCTTCCGAGAAGTCCGAAACTGGAGATCTCACAAGGATGTTGATGAGTCTTCTCTCTGTGTTACTGTTCACGATAGCATAGAGCAGATGTTCTGGTCTCTAGAGACCAGCTGTGGGCCAAGGCTTTTGTCCCGAGCCCTTGGCTACATCACCATGGCAAAATCCGGTCTGAgtgaaatggaactggaagacATTTTAGCGCTTGACAACACGGTTATGTTTGAATTAAACGAAAGCATCAGGCAACACAACCCTCTGAGGGTACCTTACATCTACATTGCAAAGCTGAAAGAAGGACTAACAGGATACCTGATAGAAAGGCAAGTAAAAAACGTTACGCTACTAGTTTGGGCAAACAGGCACCTGCAACTTATAGCCCAAAAGATGTATCTTCACAACGAAGAAGACGTTCACGAAATGCATACGGTGATGGCAGAGTATTTTCTGGGTGTTTGGTCAGGAGGCAGAAGGAAATCTCTTTACAGTGAAGATCAATATCTGAATGGTTGCCTTGACAGCGACAGCCGGAGCATGAATGATGACGAGAGGCACATCATGgaccagacaaattttgataggCAGTCACCTGATCAGCCTTGGGTATTCCAGTGCAACCCTTTGGAGCCTGACATATTTTTTGTCAACCACAGGAAAATGACAGAGCTTCTGCACCACCTCACACGATGTGGGAAAACAGATGACATGTTGTACGGTGTCATTATGAACTTCAGTTGGCTGTACACCATGATCAAAATTGGGCAGTTTGACAAAGCCCTCTCTGATGTGGAGTTGGCCTATAGCTACTCGCAGGAAAAAGAGCTGAAGTTCCTTGCAACCACGCTCCGTGCGATAAAATACAAAGTGATGAAATACCCAGGCACTCTCTCAGCTGAATTGCAACAGAGGCTTCTCCCAGTTGCCAGCTCCTTGCCGAAACTGAGGCAGCTTCTTCTGGAATGTGACAAAGATGGCCCCAAATATTGCTCCATTGTTCCATTGCATTCCTCTATGGATGTGAGTTACAGCCCCGAGAGATTGCCTTTGTCCTCCAGTTGCACTCAAGTGACAGAAATCCTGCCCACTTTTAATCCAAATACGGTCATTGTGGCTCTAGAAAACGGCTCCATCAGTACCTGGGATGTGGAGACCCGCCAGCTACTGAGGCAAATTACAACAGCTCAGTCAGTCATCTTGGGCATGAAGCTTACAAGTGATGAAAAATACCTTGTGGTGGCCACAACAAAGAACACGCTCTTGATTTATGACAACCTAAATTCCTGCCTTCTGTCTGAGGTAGAGATTAAGGGATCAAAACACGGTGGGATTGGTGTAGATTCCAGTTTTATAAATGGATTTACATTGTCAGTAAACCATGCCCTTTCTTGGCTAGAAGCTAGCAAAGATGTTACCGTGATTGATCTACTTTATGGCTGGCCACTTTATCAGTTCCATTGCTGGTATGAAGTGACTTGTGTCCAGTGTTCCCCAGATGGAATGTATGCTTTCTGCGGACAGTACTTGAATACTGCATCGATATTCCATTTAGGTAGCGGGGACaagctggccactgtgacctcTGAGTTTTCCGGTGGCTTTGTCAAGTTCCTTCTTGTCCTAGATACAGCTCAAGAAATGGTGATGGTGGACAGCGAAGGTGGTCTTTCGATCTGGAACACGGAGGATGTCGCCAACCCCCAACTAACAGATGACTTTGATTGCAAGAGAGGGGACAGTGACTTTGTCAGCTTGGAACTGGCTGAAGATCAAAGTGCAATTTTAATATGTAAGGCCCTCAATATAGAACTTCTTGACACAGCCATGTGGAAAATAGTTGAAAAGTTTAGAGCGAAACATAACGAGCGATTTGTATCCGCTGTACTGTCCAAAAATGGTGACTGTATTGTTGCTTCCATTGAAAATACCTCTGCCATTTTTGTTTGGAGGAGAGACACGGGGCAGTGCATGGCCAGTTTACAAGAAATCTCAGGGAACATAGTCAGATTAATTAAATCCAACCATCATAACATGCTGCTATCCTTATCTACCAGTGGTGTCCTTTCTGTATGGGATATAGATATCATAACTGCTATGTCCAACATTGACAAAACAGGCAAGCCAATCCAAAGATTGGTCTTGTCTGCCCGGGGTGAAGTGATTTATACACTCGATGGGTCTGAAACTATACATAAGTGGAATTTTGGCACGGGGTTCATTGAAGCTGTGTTTAAGCATGAAAGCATTGTTGAAAACTGCGTGCTGACTTCCACTGGTGATCTGATGATTACGTCTGATGATAAATCCAGTCAGTATGTATGGCACACTGGCTCTGGTGAAAATCTGTTCCGTATCAACGGACAAAAGATATGTCAGCTCTTGATAACACACAACGATCAGTTTGTCGTCTCCCTCTGTGAGCAAAATGCATCAAGGGTTTGGAGACTGGCAACAGGCCACAGAGTTTGCAATATTCTTGTAGCCTTACAGAATGCATTTATAACTACCGCTAACACATTTGTCGTTGGAATGACGAAAAATAAAGTCTTGGCGGTGAGTTTGTGGACAGGGAGTATAACCAAGAAGTTCTGTTGCGATGATGGCATTGCCATCGTCGATATTAAGCTGATCCCAGATTGCCCTGATATTGTAGTCTTCATAACATCTACTGAAACTGTAAACATCTGGAGTCTTACTGAAGAAGTAATTTGTAGACGTGTGCAACTGCCCAACACTTTCTTGAAGACTTTGGAAGATTTTGAAATATCACCCAATGGAAAACTGGGCATCATATCCCGCGGCGATGAGAATATCAACGTACTTGATCTTCACAGTGGCAAACTTCGCGTTGTCCATGCTTCCGGTATCATCTGGAGGCAGAAGCTGTCTCGGGATGGCCGCTACCTTGTATACATTTGTTTTCGCACTGGTGAAGAGGATGATGATAATGGTGCAATCTCTATCTTGATTGTAATGAGACTAGCAGATGGCAAAAACATTGGTGCTTGCTCCCTTTACAAAACACCGACTTTCCTCGCTCTTTCCCAGAGGCATTTGAACATCATTGTAGGTTTTGATGATGGAAGCATAGGCACTTATACTGTAGTGGATCGAGTGGATGCAGCGCTGAAAATTAAAATTGCTACTTCAAATAGCCGACAGATTTTCAGCAATGCAACACAAGTGATTAGACCAAAGTGTCACAATTATAATTTCAAGGTGACAGCAGACTGCATATGGAGGGAGTCTACAGAGGTGTTTGCAAGAGATAGTCCCATCACGGTGACAGACCCCGAGGCAGGTGAGGCAACTCCAACCAAAAAACACAACTATTGCTATGACAAAGTGTGCTCTGCCATAGATTGCAGGAGCCACGGGTTCACCCCTGACAATTGA